The Primulina huaijiensis isolate GDHJ02 chromosome 12, ASM1229523v2, whole genome shotgun sequence genome has a window encoding:
- the LOC140990079 gene encoding beta-galactosidase 16-like: MVLWINACNGMKCGETFVGPNSQRKPAIWTENWTHLKNGSFINYYMYHGGTNFGRTAAGFVITSYYDQAPLDEYGLVRQPKWGHLKELHAAAKLCSHTLLYGSQSNFTLGGELQEAYVYHQNSRECAAFLVNKDASKEAEVQFLNVSYKLPPKSISILPDCKTVDFNTAKVSTKPSTRLTQLSVKLDSAGQWQESKEVIPVHDGIKILSNTLLEQMETTRDASDYLWYTASYSVSKNTKSMLSVTSRGHVLRAFVNGNFVGHAHGFFRNPGFTLRVSVPLTSGENNISLLSVMVGLPDSGAYMERRAAGLQNVSIQINEEVQNITNYSWGYQIGLVGERLQFYLGEDASSAKWADFNPSTQPLKWYKSKFNAPTGTDPVVVNLGSMGKGETWVNGQSIGRYWISFRTPDGSPSQIRYHIPRSFLKPTNNQLVLFEEETGNPLGVSVETVSIANEDRGKHRTKLKRLGNLLI, encoded by the exons ATAAATGCATGCAATGGAATGAAATGTGGGGAAACGTTTGTAGGACCTAATTCACAAAGAAAGCCAGCCATCTGGACAGAAAACTGGACAcattt aaagaaTGGAAGCTTCATAAACTATTACATG TATCATGGTGGAACGAATTTTGGGAGGACGGCTGCTGGATTCGTTATAACCAGTTATTATGATCAAGCTCCATTGGACGAGTATG gTCTCGTTAGGCAGCCAAAATGGGGTCATCTGAAAGAGTTACATGCTGCAGCGAAGCTGTGCTCACACACGTTACTTTATGGATCACAATCTAATTTCACTTTAGGTGGTGAGCTACAAGAA gCTTATGTGTACCATCAAAATTCAAGAGAATGTGCAGCATTTCTCGTAAATAAGGATGCTTCAAAAGAAGCTGAGGTCCAGTTCCTAAACGTATCATACAAATTGCCTCCTAAATCAATCAGCATCCTACCAGATTGCAAGACCGTAGATTTTAATACAGCAAAG GTAAGCACCAAGCCTAGCACAAGATTGACGCAACTATCAGTGAAGTTGGACTCAGCAGGGCAATGGCAAGAATCCAAAGAAGTCATTCCCGTACATGATGGAATTAAGATATTGTCGAATACATTGTTAGAGCAAATGGAGACCACACGAGATGCATCTGACTATCTGTGGTACACAGCCAG TTATTCGGTCTCCAAAAACACAAAGTCCATGCTTAGTGTTACATCCCGTGGGCATGTTCTTCGAGCATTCGTCAATGGAAACTTCGTGG gtCATGCACATGGGTTTTTTAGAAATCCGGGTTTTACATTACGGGTCAGTGTCCCTTTAACCAGTGGAGAGAACAACATCTCATTGCTCAGCGTTATGGTTGGGCTACCG GATTCGGGGGCGTATATGGAGCGCAGAGCAGCTGGATTGCAAAATGTGAGCATTCAAATAAATgaagaagtgcaaaatattacCAACTATTCGTGGGGATATCAG ATCGGATTAGTTGGAGAAAGATTACAGTTTTACTTGGGGGAAGATGCAAGCAGCGCAAAATGGGCTGATTTCAATCCCTCAACTCAGCCACTTAAATGGTATAAG TCCAAATTCAACGCACCCACAGGCACTGATCCAGTGGTGGTAAATCTTGGCTCCATGGGCAAAGGTGAAACATGGGTGAACGGCCAAAGTATTGGTAGGTACTGGATATCCTTCCGCACACCCGATGGCTCGCCTTCGCAGATACG GTATCATATACCAAGATCCTTCCTCAAACCTACAAATAACCAGTTAGTGCTGTTTGAAGAAGAAACTGGTAATCCACTTGGAGTTTCAGTAGAGACAGTGTCGATAGCTAATGAAGATCGTGGCAAGCATCGTACGAAACTAAAGCGACTGggaaatttattaatataa